Part of the Microbacterium immunditiarum genome is shown below.
AGGTGGCCGCTCATGGGGCGTCACGGTGAGGTAAAGGATGTTGCTGTTGTGAAGATCGGCCGGCGCAGGCCCGGTCACGTGCCACGAGATATCTGCGCTTCCGTGCGCGGGCAGTTCGACGCGCTGGGCTTCGGGAAGGCCCCACCCGCTCGGACCGTCGATGACGCAGGTCACCGTGATCGCCTGCGGTCGGATGTTCTCGAGACGAGTGATCAGCGACTTGGTCTCTCCCGAGGCGATCGCCGGTAGATCGATGTACTCGACGGCGACATCGACGTCGAGGCCGGGGAAGAACACCTCCGTCGGACTCGAGTCACGCAGCGCGATGATCGCGTCGTCGGCGTAGAGGTCCTCCTTCGAGACCCGGACGATCCCGTCCTCCCCCATCACGCCGTGCGCGCGGAGGACCATCCGGGCGGCCCGCTGCACACGGTCGGTCAATTCCGTCATGTTCGTCGGGATCGGGTTCCGCACGTCGGAGACGTTCATGATTCCGCGGAGCGATTCCGTCGTGGAGATCGTCTCCCCGAGCGGCTCGAGCCACTTCGCTGGGAGTCCGGACCGACCTGAGATGAGACCGAGATAGCTTCCGGTCGACGCTCCCGACGAGTCGGTGTCGTACCCGCAGTTCACCGTCTTGCACAGCGCGTCGCCGAAGTCCTCGCCGTAGAGCAGGCCGATGATCTGGAATCCCATGTTCAGCGGCGAGTACTGCGCGTTGTAGTGCGGCGTCGCCTGCATGACCCGCTCGCGAGCCTGCTTCCAGTCCAGCCCCTCTGCGTGTGCGGAGCGAGCCGCGTTGATGGCGCGGGCGGTGAGGCTGGATTCCGGGATGTACGACATCCCGATGTCGATGAGTTCCTGCACATCCTCGATGACGAACGTCGCCGACTCCAGCGCGACGTTGAAGAGCTCGCCGTAGACCGACTCTCCACCGGCGTGGTCGCAGATCGCATCCATGTACGCGTAACGCGCGGCGATCCGCGGCGCCCCGGGAGCAAGGCAGGCCCAGATCTCCGATCTGATCGGGCAACCCATACAGTCCTTGAACCAGTTGCTGTAGCTCCCGCTCAACGGCGGCTCCAGGCCGAGCTTCATGTTCATCTTGCTGAGCCCGTACTCGTCGGGGTTGTACCCGATGTGATCGAGCCAATAGCGGACGAGGTGTCGTGATGTCAGGCCCGGGCCGACCTCCTCGATCGCCTTGAGCCAGATCAGCTGCATCTCGAGGTCGTCATTCGGGATGCCGCCCTCCTCGACCTGCGTGTACCACCACACGTCGAGCGGCTCCGGCTTGCCGAATGCCTCCTCGAGCGGCGCGCCGAGCGTGCCGCCGGCGTTCTTGCCCAGCCAGCATCCATCGACCTTGTCTCGATAGCGCTCGCCGTTGACATTGATTTCCAGCAAAACGAATTACCCTTTCACACCGGTGATGACGACGCCTTGGATGAACCAACGCTGCGCGAGGAAGAACAGGATGAGGCACGGCGCCATTGCGATCGTCGCCGCGGCCATCATCAGGGGATAGTTCTGGGACTGCTCGCCCACGAAGTTCACGATCCCGAGGCTGATCGGGAACATGTCCTGCGACGTCAGATAGATCAGCGGCCCGAAGAACTCGTTCCAGTTCCCCATGAACGAGAACAGGCTGATGATGATCAGGGCCGGCTTCGCCTGCGGCAGGACGATGGTGAAGAAGATGCGGAACGTCCCTGCCCCATCGATCTTCGCCGCGTCGTCGATCTCCGGCGAGATGCTCAGGAAGAACTGGCGCATCAGGAACGTGGCGAACGGAGTGGCGAAGAAGCCGGGAACGA
Proteins encoded:
- a CDS encoding ADP-ribosylglycohydrolase family protein — translated: MLEINVNGERYRDKVDGCWLGKNAGGTLGAPLEEAFGKPEPLDVWWYTQVEEGGIPNDDLEMQLIWLKAIEEVGPGLTSRHLVRYWLDHIGYNPDEYGLSKMNMKLGLEPPLSGSYSNWFKDCMGCPIRSEIWACLAPGAPRIAARYAYMDAICDHAGGESVYGELFNVALESATFVIEDVQELIDIGMSYIPESSLTARAINAARSAHAEGLDWKQARERVMQATPHYNAQYSPLNMGFQIIGLLYGEDFGDALCKTVNCGYDTDSSGASTGSYLGLISGRSGLPAKWLEPLGETISTTESLRGIMNVSDVRNPIPTNMTELTDRVQRAARMVLRAHGVMGEDGIVRVSKEDLYADDAIIALRDSSPTEVFFPGLDVDVAVEYIDLPAIASGETKSLITRLENIRPQAITVTCVIDGPSGWGLPEAQRVELPAHGSADISWHVTGPAPADLHNSNILYLTVTPHERPPQPSIPIVLVGAGSYRVSGPFPLSDGESAAEELALPHEPETRVGDVLTEGGRAGDWRTIAAHENALPLADVFDEPGILYLQGFIEAPAEQEIWLSANVNCPVKFWVNGVAAQSFADYQEVRPSYRGREETAAAVMLNAGWNEVLVKLVRGTEAPPIECHILAASNDRRINGEANWATLAGQPHLGRTRFPWQ